The genomic interval TCACTCGCGCGTTTTCTCCCTACAGCCCGGCCGTGGGTCCGCCGTACAGGAGGCCAGGGGAAGGGCAAGAGGGCGGCTCCGAGCCGCGCTGGGGATCCCCGAAAAGAAGGGTTGCGCAATCGCACCCCGATCGTGTTCACTTCTCACTAAGGCGAGGGTCTCGGTGAGAGCCCGCTTCGCGGGTGCCCCCAACCGCCGGAACCCCTGACCGGGTCGTTTCATCTCTCGGAGCCCCGGTCTTCGCCGACCGAGCATCACGGCGCGGGTAGAGTCGCGGCGCCTCGTGCGCTCTTCCCGTGGATCGGCCCGCGCTGACGGATGCGCTTGCGGACGAAATGCGTGTGCAGACGCGACGCGTTCCCTCTTCGGAGCGGAGCGTTCCCGGTCGATCCCGGGCGACGCGTGGGCAGGCTGGCAGGCTCGTCGGAACCGCGCGTGGCGTGCGAGACCGCGGCCTGAATGAGCGATCAGACGAGTTCGGCACCTCCACCCGACACGGGAAAGAGAACGAACGCGGGTGACGGGCGCTACGGCCCCCTCCCGAAATGAACTTGGCGACGCCTTGCTTTCTCGGCGGGCGCGCCCACTGGAGTCTCCAAAGCGTCGAAGTACGGACGTTGAGACAACCTCGACCTGACCGCGGGCTGGAGGCCGGCACGAGCCACCCTCCGCCGCCCCGGGGGCAGCCTCCGGCTGCCGCGAGACGGGAGCCCCAGGCTCCGCACTCCCGGGAAACCCGCGGTCGCAAGGACCTAGAGCGCGCAGGAACGCGCGCTGGCGAGACTACACACAGCCCATGATCATCCTGCACGGTGCGCTCGTAGACGACGCGCTCTTCCTCTGGGGAGAGACGCCGGACGACGCCGCCGCGCCGAGCAAGACCCGACGCAAGACCGCCCGCCCCTACCCCTTCGACGCGGGCGCCGAAGCGGTGACCCGCGCCGCCCGCGAGCTGCCGATCGGATTCCGCCCGACCGCACGACGCAAAGCCCAGGCCACCGCCTGGTTGCCGACGCGCGGGGATCATCCGCTTCCCTCGAGCCCCCTGATCGGCGAGACCCCGAACAGTCGCGCCAAGCTGACGACCGCGCCCTGGATCGTCGAAGGCATCTCGCTTTCTCCGAGCGAGGCCCTCGACGTGCTCTCGGGCTACGGCCAGCGCGGTGAGACCCTTCACGGGATCATCGGTGGGCCCGACCTGCGTTTCTGGCTGCACGCAGTGCGACTGGCCGGATCCCTGGTCGCGCGACAGCGCTACCTGCCGGGCGTGGGAGAGGACGAAGACGGCAAGCTCTTCGCGCGCTGGCAACCCGTCTGGATCACCGAGGACCTGCGCTACCTCGACGAGCTCGCGCTCGCCATGCCCGGCGCCGCGCGTTCCCTCGTTCCGAATGGAGATCCGGCCCCCGAAGAAGCGCCCGCGAAACTGCTCAAGCGCTTCGTCGACCAGCTCGTCGATCACATCGTTCGATCCCACACCGAGCCAGAAACCGAAGACGGGATCATGTCGGCGACACCCAGCCTGATCGCCGCCGACACGCCCGATGCCACCATGCAGGATCGATGGTTGGCGGCTTTGCGCACCGAACAGGGTCTGCTCAAGGGCAAGGACACCGATCTCGAAGACCTCGCCGATCAGCTGCGGGAGTGGCGAAAGCCCCTGGACGCCGCAGTCGGAGCGCCTTTCCGCCTGTGCTTCCGGCTCGAGGAACCGGCGCCGCCGAAGGAGGACCCGCGGCAGAAGCGGCAGCGAGGCCGGCGCAACGGAAAAGCGCGCACCCGCGAATCGGCGCGCCCGGGACAGCGGCGTTGGTACGTCCGCTATCTGCTGCAGGGCACCGATGATCCCAGCCTGATCGTCCCGACCGCCGACGCTTGGATCCTGCGCGGACGCAAAGCCGCCGCGCTCCAGCGCTCGGGCAGCGATGTGCATCAGACCCTGCTGATCTCGCTGGCCCAGGCCGCCGGTGTGTGTCCGAAGATCGAGATGAGCCTGCGCTCCCGCAAACCCTCGGGCTACTCGCTCGACGCGCGTGGAGCCCATGAGTTCCTGACGCAGACGGCACCGGCTCTCGAGCAGGCGGGCTTCGGAACGATCCTGCCCGAGTGGTGGACCGGCAACGAGACCGAGCACCATCTCTCGGTCCGTGCGCGCGTCCAGACTCTGGAACAGACCCACCAGGACGAAGAGCCCAGTCTCGACGACTTCGTCGAGTTCGACTGGGAGATCTGCCTGGCGGGGAAGCCACTCAGCGGCCGCGACCTCGAGGAACTCGCCCGTCTGAAGGAGCCACTCCAGCGCGTCCGCGGACACTGGGTGCAAACGAGCGTCGAAGAGATCCACGCGGCGCTCGAGTTCTGGAAGAACCGCCGCGGCGGTTCGGTGACGGCGCGCGAGATCGTGCGCATGGCACTCGGTGCGGCCGACACATCGGCGGGCATCCACTTCGACGGCGTCCAGGCCACGGGCTGGCTCGGCGCGCTCCTCGAGCGCCTCCAGGACAAGAGCGCCATCGAACCGCTCTCGACGCCGCTCGGTTTCGAAGGCGAGCTGCGTCCCTACCAGCAGAAGGGCTTCGCCTGGATGGAGTTCCTGCGCACCTGGGAGCTCGGCGCCTGTCTCGCGGACGACATGGGTCTCGGCAAGACCATCCAGACCCTTGCCTTGATCGAACGCGAACGCGACGAAGGCGAGGATCGCCCCGTGCTGCTCGTCTGCCCCACGTCGGTGCTGGCAAATTGGGAGCGAGAGGCCGCGCGGTTCACGCCGAAGCTCCCGACCATGATCCATCACGGACCGAGCCGCAAGAAGGGCTACGAGTTCGTGGCGGCCGCCCAGGATCACGCCGTGGTGTTCACGAGCTATGCGCTCGTCCACCGGGACCTCGAAGACCTGCGTTCCATGCGCTGGGCGGGCGTCATCATCGACGAAGCCCAGAACATCAAGAACCCGGACACCAAGCAGTCCCTCGCCGTGCGCGCGATCATGGCTGACTACCGGGTCGCGCTGACGGGTACCCCGGTCGAGAACCACGTCGGCGATCTCTGGTCGATCATGGACTTCCTGAACCC from Myxococcota bacterium carries:
- a CDS encoding DEAD/DEAH box helicase; amino-acid sequence: MIILHGALVDDALFLWGETPDDAAAPSKTRRKTARPYPFDAGAEAVTRAARELPIGFRPTARRKAQATAWLPTRGDHPLPSSPLIGETPNSRAKLTTAPWIVEGISLSPSEALDVLSGYGQRGETLHGIIGGPDLRFWLHAVRLAGSLVARQRYLPGVGEDEDGKLFARWQPVWITEDLRYLDELALAMPGAARSLVPNGDPAPEEAPAKLLKRFVDQLVDHIVRSHTEPETEDGIMSATPSLIAADTPDATMQDRWLAALRTEQGLLKGKDTDLEDLADQLREWRKPLDAAVGAPFRLCFRLEEPAPPKEDPRQKRQRGRRNGKARTRESARPGQRRWYVRYLLQGTDDPSLIVPTADAWILRGRKAAALQRSGSDVHQTLLISLAQAAGVCPKIEMSLRSRKPSGYSLDARGAHEFLTQTAPALEQAGFGTILPEWWTGNETEHHLSVRARVQTLEQTHQDEEPSLDDFVEFDWEICLAGKPLSGRDLEELARLKEPLQRVRGHWVQTSVEEIHAALEFWKNRRGGSVTAREIVRMALGAADTSAGIHFDGVQATGWLGALLERLQDKSAIEPLSTPLGFEGELRPYQQKGFAWMEFLRTWELGACLADDMGLGKTIQTLALIERERDEGEDRPVLLVCPTSVLANWEREAARFTPKLPTMIHHGPSRKKGYEFVAAAQDHAVVFTSYALVHRDLEDLRSMRWAGVIIDEAQNIKNPDTKQSLAVRAIMADYRVALTGTPVENHVGDLWSIMDFLNPDFLGSREQFKREFLVPIQAHRDPDVIAQLSHITQPFIMRRLKTDRSIISDLPDKLEMKVFCALTGEQGGLYEKVVDEAERKLEDAEGIERRGVILATLSKLKQVCNHPAHFLGDGTELPKRSGKLTRLTEMLEEVTQAGDRSLVFTQFAEMGKLLQKHLQNELGREVLFLHGGTQQKRREAMVQRFQADSDEAPPVFVLSLKAGGTGLNLTGANHVFHFDRWWNPAVENQATDRAFRIGQTKNVQVHKFVSVGTLEERIDEMIERKKSIAEDIVGTGEQWITELSDEELHEVFSLRKETLRD